One Glycine soja cultivar W05 chromosome 2, ASM419377v2, whole genome shotgun sequence genomic region harbors:
- the LOC114380046 gene encoding threonine--tRNA ligase, mitochondrial 1-like produces the protein MLCSLIRFRRYAPSYRTLHSLFPTINRFSSSVSSASAAMVAHAKDEAYLSATIPKRIRLFETILAEQHTQRLSLSPDPIKVTLPDGSVKEAKKWHTTPLDVAREISKNLANSALIAKVNGVLWDMTRPLEDDCQLQIFKFDDDEGRDTFWHSSAHILGQSLETEYGCKLCIGPCTTRGEGFYYDAFYGELGLNDDHFKQIEAGALKAVAEKQPFERIEVTRDQALEMFSDNKFKVEIINDLPADKTITVYRCGPLVDLCRGPHIPNTSFVKAIACLKASSAYWRGDKDRESLQRVYGISYPDQKSLKEYLHRLEEAKKYDHRILGVKQELILHHEWSPGSWFFLPQGTRIYNKLMDFIRNQYRDRGYQEVISPNVFNMELWVQSGHAANYREDMFILEVDKQEFGLKPMNCPGHCLMFKHRVRSYRELPLRFADFGVLHRNEASGALSGLTRVRRFQQDDAHIFCRESQIKDEVRNSLNFINYVYKIFGFTYELKLSTRPEKYLGDIATWDKAESALKEALDDFGKPWQLNEGDGAFYGPKIDISVSDALGRKFQCATLQLDFQLPDRFKLEFSAEDEAKIERPVMIHRAILGSVERMFAILLEHYKGKWPFWLSPRQAIVCPVSEKSQAYALQVRDQIHQAGYYVDADTTDRKIQKKVREAQLAQYNYILVVGEEEANTGQVSVRVRDLAEHKVMSIEKLLEHFRDKAAAFE, from the exons ATGCTATGCTCTCTAATCCGTTTCCGCCGTTACGCTCCTTCCTACCGCACTCTCCACTCTCTCTTTCCGACGATTAACCGTTTCTCCTCCTCCGTCTCCTCCGCCTCCGCCGCCATGGTTGCTCACGCGAAGGACGAGGCGTACCTCAGCGCGACGATTCCGAAACGCATCCGTCTCTTCGAGACCATCCTGGCGGAGCAGCACACTCAGCGCCTCTCGCTCTCCCCGGATCCTATCAAGGTTACTCTCCCCGACGGCAGCGTCAAGGAGGCGAAGAAGTGGCATACGACGCCGCTTGATGTTGCGCGTGAAATCTCGAAGAATTTGGCCAACAGCGCGCTCATCGCGAAGGTCAATGGCGTGCTCTGGGACATGACTCGCCCTCTCGAGGACGATTGCCAGCTCCAGATCTTCAAGTTCGACGACGACGAAGGCCGCGACACCTTCTGGCACTCCAGCGCCCACATTCTCGGCCAG TCACTTGAGACGGAGTATGGATGCAAGCTCTGCATTGGGCCTTGCACTACAAGAGGAGAG GGATTCTATTATGATGCATTTTACGGGGAGTTGGGTCTCAATGACGATCACTTTAAGCAGATTGAGGCTGGAGCATTGAAGGCTGTTGCg GAAAAGCAACCCTTTGAGCGTATTGAAGTTACACGTGATCAGGCACTTGAGATGTTTTCAGATAATAAGTTTAAG GTTGAGATTATCAATGATTTGCCTGCCGACAAAACTATCACAGTATACAGATGTGGCCCCTTGGTTGATTTGTGTCGTGGACCCCATATACCTAATACATCCTTTGTCAAAGCAATTGCGTGCTTAAAG GCTTCATCAGCATATTGGAGGGGGGACAAAGATCGGGAAAGTTTACAAAGAGTTTATGGCATATCTTATCCTGATCAGAAAAGTCTAAAG GAATACTTGCATCGGCTGGAGGAGGCTAAAAAGTATGATCACAGGATTTTGGGTGTGAAACAGGAGCTTATTCTTCATCATGAATGGAG CCCGGGAAGCTGGTTTTTTCTTCCGCAAGGCACTCGGATCTACAACAAACTCATGGACTTCATTCGGAATCAGTACAGAGACAGGGGCTATCAAGAG GTCATATCTCCCAATGTATTTAACATGGAACTGTGGGTGCAATCTGGTCATGCTGCAAATTATAGGGAGGATATGTTTATCTTAGAG GTTGACAAACAAGAGTTTGGGTTGAAACCAATGAATTGCCCAGGGCACTGCCTGATGTTTAAACACAGGGTTCGATCATATAGAG AACTTCCTCTTCGTTTCGCTGATTTTGGGGTTTTGCATCGGAATGAGGCTAGTGGCGCCCTGAGTGGATTAACACGTGTTAGGAGATTCCAGCAG GACGATGCACATATTTTCTGCAGGGAGTCCCAG aTAAAGGATGAAGTGAGGAACAGCTTGAATTTCATCAATTATGTCTATAAGATATTTGGTTTCACATATGAGCTGAAGCTTTCAACG AGGCCAGAAAAATACCTAGGAGATATTGCAACTTGGGACAAAGCTGAAAGTGCTCTTAAAGAAGCTTTAGATGATTTTGGCAAGCCTTGGCAG TTGAATGAAGGGGATGGTGCATTCTATGGACCAAAGATAGACATCAGTGTATCTGATGCATTGGGTAGGAAATTCCAGTGTGCAACTTTGCAG CTTGACTTCCAGCTTCCTGATCGTTTTAAGTTGGAATTCTCAGCTGAGGATGAAGCCAAAATTGAGAGACCTGTAATGATACACAGAGCCATTCTAGGATCTGTTGAACGCATGTTTGCCATACTTTTAGAGCACTACAAGGGTAAATGGCCTTTCTGGCTCAGTCCTCGTCAAGCAATTGTATGCCCTGTGTCTGAAAAGTCACAAGCTTATGCATTACAG GTGCGAGATCAGATCCACCAAGCAGGGTATTACGTTGATGCTGATACAACTGATAGGAAGATTCAAAAGAAG GTGCGAGAAGCACAATTAGCACAATACAACTACATCTTGGTTGTTGGAGAGGAGGAAGCTAATACAGGACAG